Part of the Niallia alba genome is shown below.
TGTGGTGGTGTACCATATTCAAAAGCTTCTAATAAAAAGCCAAATTGAGCATGCGCTTCTTCCTTCGTAAAGCCTAGTAAGCTAAACATTTTCTCTTGGATGTCTTTTTCAAAAATACGCAGAGATCCTCCACCTAGCTCGTATCCATTTAATACAATATCATAGGCTTGTGCTTTCACTGCTTTAGGATTGCTATCAAGCAGTTCAAGATCTGCTCTTTGTGGCATCGTAAATGGATGATGAGCTGCGTAAAAACGACCTTCAGCTTCGTCATATTCAAATAATGGCCAATCAGTCACCCAAAGGAAATTAAATTTGCTTTGATCGATTAAATCTAGCTCTTTTGCTAATTTTAAACGTAGAGCTCCTAATGCATCTGCAACAACGTTCTTTTTATCGGCAACAAATAATAGAAGGTCTCCAGTTTCAATTGCTAAAGCTTGCTCTAAACCTTTTTGCTCTGTTTCTGAAATAAACTTGGAAATAGGTCCTTTTAAGCCATCTTCTTCTGCTTTTAACCAAGCAAGACCTTTTGCACCATACACTTTTACAAACTCTGTCAATGCATCAATATCTTTACGAGAATATTTTCCGCTTGCATTCTTTACATTAATTGCTTTTACTTGACCATTTGTTTCGACCGCTGAAGCAAATACCTTAAAGCTTGAATCTTTAACTATTTCAGAAAGGTCTACTAATTCCATTTCAAAACGAGTATCTGGTTTATCAGAACCGTATCTGCTCATCGCTTCATCATATGGCATTCTTGCAAAAGGTAAAGAAATATTTATTCCTTTTACTTCTTTCATGATTTTTGCCATCATTGTTTCCATCATAGCCATAATGTCTTCTTGACTCATAAAGCTTGTTTCGATATCAAGTTGCGTAAATTCTGGTTGTCGATCTGCACGTAAGTCTTCGTCACGGAAACAACGAGCAATTTGATAGTATCTTTCTACTCCACCAACCATTAACAATTGCTTAAAGATTTGCGGAGATTGTGGAAGAGCATAAAATTCACCTGGATGAACACGACTAGGAACTAAATAATCTCTTGCTCCTTCAGGCGTACTTTTCGTTAAAATTGGTGTTTCTATATCTAAGAATCCTTCACTATCAAGAAAGTCTCTCATAACTTTGGTTACTTGATGACGCATCTTTAATGTTTCAAACATAACAGGTCTTCTAACATCTAAATAACGATATTTTAAACGGACATCTTCTGCTACATCTGTTTGATCAGAAATAATAAATGGAGGAGTTTTTGCTTCATTTATTATCGAAATTTCATCCGCTATTATTTCAATTTTTCCTGTTTTAATGTTTTCATTAACTGTTCCTTCTTGACGTGCCACTACTTTTCCTTTTATATCAAGAACAAATTCGTTTCGCACTTTATCAGCAATTTCTATTGCTTCTTTATTTATCTCAGGATTAAACACTACCTGTACAATACCAGTACGGTCACGCAAATCGATGAAAATAAGTCCACCTAAGTCACGTCTTTTTTGAACCCACCCTTTTAAAACAATACTTTCTCCAATCGATTTTTCTGTTACTTCACCACAAAAATATGTTCTTCCAAACATGAAGTATCCTCCCTAATTATCTTGTATTAATAATTCTATAAAACGATTCCTTGTATTAAAAAGCTCCAAAATCTTTCAGTACACTTACAAGATTCGTTAATTCAATCTCTTTTTGTTGCCCGGTTTCTAAATGCTTTACATTAATTTTGTTATTTTGAAGCTCATCTTCTCCTATAACAACTACATATTTAGCACCAAGACGGTCAGCAGCTTTAAATTGTGCTTTTACTTTGCGATCAAGATAATCTCTTTCAGCAGAGAAACCAGCTTGTCTAAGCTCATATAATAAGCCTACCGTGTAATCCTTCGCTTCTTCCCCTAATGAAACTAAATAACAATCCACTTTTTTTTCAATAGGTAATTCGATTTTTTCCGCTTCAAGTGCAGCAAGTAATCTTTCTAGACTCATGGCAAAACCGATTCCCGGTGCTTCTGGTCCACCTAATTCTTCTGTTAAGCCATTGTATCTGCCTCCACCACATAAGGTAGTAATTGCCCCAAATCCTTCTGCCTCACTCATTATTTCAAAAGCTGTGTGATTGTAATAATCCAATCCTCTAACTAGGTTGGAGTCTACAACAAAAGGAATGTTTAACGCTGTTAAATATTTCTGCACTTTTTCAAAGTATGTTTTTGATTCTTCATTTAAATAATCTAAGATCGATGGAGCAGATTTCATTAATGGGTGGTCATGATCTTTTTTGCAATCTAAGATTCTCATTGGGTTTTTCTCTAATCTTGTTTGACAGTCATGACAAAATTCACCGATGCTTGGTTTAAAATGTGCAATTAATGCTTCACGATGAGCTTGTCTGCTTTCTTTATCTCCTAAGCTATTTACAACCACTTTCAACTTAGATAGTCCCATTGTTTGATAAACAGAATAAGCAAGTGCGATTACTTCTGCATCAATAGCTGGATCTTTACTCCCTATTGCTTCCACACCAAATTGAACAAATTGACGAAAACGACCAGCCTGTGGTCTTTCATAACGGAACATTTGTCCTAAATAAAAGAGCTTAATTGGCTGAGCAGCATAACCATGCATTTTGTTCTCTACGAATGAACGAACAACCGCTGCTGTTCCTTCTGGTCTTAATGTTAGGCTTCTTTTTCCTCGATCTTCAAAAGTATACATTTCCTTTGTCACGATATCCGTCGTATCTCCGACACTTCGTAGAAATAACTCTGTATGTTCAAATATAGGTGTGCGGATTTCACTATATTGATATCGTTCACAAAGTTCCTTCATTTTCTGTTCAACATATTGCCACTTTTCTACTGTTCCAGGCAATATATCTTGGGTTCCTCTTGGAATATTAATTTGCATTTTTATGTATCCTCCCTAATATTAGAAAGCACCGGCTATTCGTGCTTTTTCCGTAATAGTTTGTACAAAAAAAATCTCGTCCCTTGCATCCATCTGAATACAAGGGACGAGATTCTTCCCGTGGTACCACCCTAATTGAAGATTATCATAAATCTTCCACTTTGCAGTTAACGCCTGCTCACGTTTCTACCTACTAATGAAGCAATATTTTCAGAAGAAAGCCTCCCAGAGTGTTCTTTCTCTAAGTCATCATGTAGAAATGCTTGCAGCCTTATGGACATTTCCTCTCTGTTCATGTGTCTCTTAGATACTTTTCTCGATCAATAGCTTTACTTGATTATTTATTATTATCTAATTAATAATAAATAGGAACGATTATATTGTCAATAGGATATAAAGTGAAACTTCCATCAAGGGGATTTTTCTTCATTCAACAATGATAGTTAGTTGAACTATTCGGACCTTTTAGACAGTTAATCTCCAACCTATTTTCTTCGAATTCTCTTAAGCTTACGTCCAGAGTCTTACTTTCCGTTGAGAGTGGGCCAAAAATGATTTCCCTGTTCTTTTATGATTTCCCTAATTGTTTTTTTAGTTTTTTTACTTCTCCTAATGATAAACCAAATTCAGAAGCAAGTTCCACAGCATTGGAATTTCCTTCTCTTTGAATAAAATCGTGAAAATCTACGCCTAGTAATTTGGAATCAATTTCACCAGCTGATAAACTTTTTTCACCAAATCTCATGCAATTCACCCTTTTTTCTGTTATTTTTTTATAGTATTACCATGAGTGGCTAAAAAATATCATCCAAAAAATAGTTTCTTGTCTAAATTTGATTAGAAAAAAAGAGAATATCATAAAGGAATCTACCTTCCTAATGAAGAATTCTCTTTTATAGGCCCAAAAATACACTAGTCATCTTTAGACAATATACGGAAGGAGTGTAGCTTGTTTGAAGAATATAAGATGGATGCTATTACTTTTAGTAAGCATCTTCTTCATTCCTACATACAATCAATATGTATCAGCAGAAAATCAATCAACTGTTCAAGCTAATACAGTAGTAAATGTTAGAGATAATCCAGGGCTTGATCAAAACGTTATTGGGAAAATGGAGATAGGAAAAGCGTATCCCTTAATAAAAGAAGAAGAGGGTTGGCTGGAAATTCAAATTACTTCCTCTTTAACTGGTTGGGTAGCCGGCTATTTAGTAACCAAAAATGGAGAAAACGTAGAAGAAAAACCGATAGAAGAAGAAAAAATAACTTCCCTTTCAAACAAAGCCACGATTATAGAAAATGGTCTTCGCTTAAGAAAAGGTCCTGGTACCAATTACCAAGTTATTACATCTTTAGGAAAAGGAATCGAAGTTACCATACTTTCAACTAATGGAGAATGGTATCAAATAAAAACGGACTTAGGGTCTGGATGGGTCCATAATGATTATCTCCTGCTTAAGGATCCTCAAACTCAAGCAGATACTGGAGAACCGGAAAAACCTAAACAGCAAATTGCGACTGTTACAGAAGATCAGATCAATCTTCGGAGTAATCCATCTACAAGTGCTGAAATCATTGGTAAAATTAGCATAGGCACTGTAATTACTATAATAGAAGAAGAATCTAATTGGGCAAAAATCCAATATTCTGGTAATATCGGCTGGGTTCACAAAGATTTACTAAAGAATAGTGATCTCGAAAGCAGAAAAGGAAAAAAAACAGATAAGACAATCAAACTTGTATACGACAGAACAAACATCAGAAGTGATGCAACAGTCAATTCAAAGGTCTTACTTGTTGCCAATAATGGAGAAACATTTCAAGCAGTAGAAATAATCGATGATTGGTATAAAATTAAACTTTCAGATGGAGAATTTGGATATATTGCCGAATGGATTGTAGAAGAAACAGACCCTTTAGATCAGCAAATTGCAAGTGCTACAAATTCAGCTGATTTAAAAGGAAAAACGATCGTAATAGATCCAGGTCATGGTGGAAAGGATAGCGGTACAATCGGAGTAATTGGTACACTAGAAAAGGATTTAAATCTTCGTACTGCCCAATTACTTGCTAGCAAACTAAAAACTGCAGGTGCAAAAGTAATTCTTACTAGATCTAACGATATATTCATTCCACTGCAAAATCGAGTGGATATCAGCCATTTCTATCATGCAGATGCTTTTATCAGTCTTCATTATGATAGTATAAATGATAGCTCTGTAAATGGCGTCACAAGCTATTACTATACAGCAAATCAAAAAAAACTAGCTACTAGCTTACATAAAAGTATCATTGAAGCAACCGATCGAAAAGACAGAGGTGTTAGACAAAATACGTTTGTTGTACTCAAGGAAAATAGACAAGCTGCATCTCTTTTAGAATTAGGCTATCTAAGTAATCCTGCTGAAGAACAAACACTGCTTTCAAGTAAATATCAAGAGACCATTACTACAG
Proteins encoded:
- the hisS gene encoding histidine--tRNA ligase, encoding MQINIPRGTQDILPGTVEKWQYVEQKMKELCERYQYSEIRTPIFEHTELFLRSVGDTTDIVTKEMYTFEDRGKRSLTLRPEGTAAVVRSFVENKMHGYAAQPIKLFYLGQMFRYERPQAGRFRQFVQFGVEAIGSKDPAIDAEVIALAYSVYQTMGLSKLKVVVNSLGDKESRQAHREALIAHFKPSIGEFCHDCQTRLEKNPMRILDCKKDHDHPLMKSAPSILDYLNEESKTYFEKVQKYLTALNIPFVVDSNLVRGLDYYNHTAFEIMSEAEGFGAITTLCGGGRYNGLTEELGGPEAPGIGFAMSLERLLAALEAEKIELPIEKKVDCYLVSLGEEAKDYTVGLLYELRQAGFSAERDYLDRKVKAQFKAADRLGAKYVVVIGEDELQNNKINVKHLETGQQKEIELTNLVSVLKDFGAF
- the aspS gene encoding aspartate--tRNA ligase is translated as MFGRTYFCGEVTEKSIGESIVLKGWVQKRRDLGGLIFIDLRDRTGIVQVVFNPEINKEAIEIADKVRNEFVLDIKGKVVARQEGTVNENIKTGKIEIIADEISIINEAKTPPFIISDQTDVAEDVRLKYRYLDVRRPVMFETLKMRHQVTKVMRDFLDSEGFLDIETPILTKSTPEGARDYLVPSRVHPGEFYALPQSPQIFKQLLMVGGVERYYQIARCFRDEDLRADRQPEFTQLDIETSFMSQEDIMAMMETMMAKIMKEVKGINISLPFARMPYDEAMSRYGSDKPDTRFEMELVDLSEIVKDSSFKVFASAVETNGQVKAINVKNASGKYSRKDIDALTEFVKVYGAKGLAWLKAEEDGLKGPISKFISETEQKGLEQALAIETGDLLLFVADKKNVVADALGALRLKLAKELDLIDQSKFNFLWVTDWPLFEYDEAEGRFYAAHHPFTMPQRADLELLDSNPKAVKAQAYDIVLNGYELGGGSLRIFEKDIQEKMFSLLGFTKEEAHAQFGFLLEAFEYGTPPHGGIAIGLDRLIMLLSGRTNLRDTIAFPKTASASCLMTNAPSEVSENQLTDLHLSLKLDK
- a CDS encoding N-acetylmuramoyl-L-alanine amidase is translated as MKNIRWMLLLLVSIFFIPTYNQYVSAENQSTVQANTVVNVRDNPGLDQNVIGKMEIGKAYPLIKEEEGWLEIQITSSLTGWVAGYLVTKNGENVEEKPIEEEKITSLSNKATIIENGLRLRKGPGTNYQVITSLGKGIEVTILSTNGEWYQIKTDLGSGWVHNDYLLLKDPQTQADTGEPEKPKQQIATVTEDQINLRSNPSTSAEIIGKISIGTVITIIEEESNWAKIQYSGNIGWVHKDLLKNSDLESRKGKKTDKTIKLVYDRTNIRSDATVNSKVLLVANNGETFQAVEIIDDWYKIKLSDGEFGYIAEWIVEETDPLDQQIASATNSADLKGKTIVIDPGHGGKDSGTIGVIGTLEKDLNLRTAQLLASKLKTAGAKVILTRSNDIFIPLQNRVDISHFYHADAFISLHYDSINDSSVNGVTSYYYTANQKKLATSLHKSIIEATDRKDRGVRQNTFVVLKENRQAASLLELGYLSNPAEEQTLLSSKYQETITTAIYHGLENYFSY